The stretch of DNA TCATCCTCCTGTGCAGCGGCTTCCTCTCGACCCGCAGGCGTAGGCAACAAGGCTCTGCGCTTGGCCCTCTGGTACATAAATGGTTTCATAACAGGGTCTGGCAGCAGCGGGGCAGATCTTCTTAGCGGACTCCGGTCCCTCTCTCCAGACTTTGAGCTAGCCTGTTGCTGTTCAGCTAGAACTTGCTGTCCTTGTGCAAAGTAGTGTGCCCTTGCTGCCTCAAAGATAGCTGCTTGGTCAGCTGCCCCAAAACCCCCGTAAACCGGCGAAGTGGTGTAGAGAGTTGGTGCTACTGTATAAGCTTGGTTGACCGCAGCAGCGGACGGTACCTCCATGCCGTGCGCTGCAGCTAGGAACACTGGATTCCCTAGATGAGACGTGTAAACTTGTGGACCGTATGCAGCAGCGGCAGCTGCGACTGCGCCGTTTGTCATCTGCCCGTAGAGAGCTGGGTTAACGGAGCCGTACATCTGTGCGGCAGCTGCAGCTGCACTAGAGTTGAGTGCCTGATTTGCAACTGCCCCACTGTAGAGCTGATTGGAAACCGTCCCGTACAACTGACTAGCTAGTGCACCGTACACAGCTGGCGCCACTGCAGTCCCTCCTTCCGCCCTTGCACCAGCAGCTGTAAGTCCAGTCAAAGCAGCATACGTGGGGTCAAAGGTTGAGGTGTTGTACACGGAATTGTGGACACTCTGTTGAACCTGCAGTGGAAGGCCGGCAGCTGCAGCGGCGGCGGCGGCTAACACAGCCGCTTGGCTCTGGTACTGCTCTAGGGTGGGTTTACCAGCTGGGCATTCACCTGCATAATGACCCTGTTTACCACAGCTGACACATGGGATTTTCCCAGTTGGAGTCTGCTTACTTGGCTGAACTTTGGACAGCTCTACGGAGAGTGGTCTCCCTTTGAAGGAGGTCCCATGCAAAGCTTCAATTGCCTGCAGTGCATCCTCCTTGTTCTCCATGTGTACAAAGGCATAACCTTTacaaaaaacaacttaattatcaTGGGGCACTGGTAGTAAATGTTAGAATAGTTCAGAGTGGCCAACCATGCCCTGGAGAGCTAACTTGTTTCGACACATCTGCCTGTCAATTTCCAGTAACCCTGAATACTTTTAAATAGCTGGTTTCTGAATATGTTTGGTTTTACTGGTGCATAGATCCGATACTCTCTAGTCTCCATATCGACTCTGATACTGACGGATCTGAATCAGTCAAACGAAACCGCTCAGATGTTGTGCGTATtctattctgtgttattgttaaGTCCCACAAAGggcacaaaaatattagaaagccATAAAGCTTTggtgcactatatttcaagtgaTCTGAAGCTGTTCCatttaaatctggtaaaagaAAATCTCTCTTTCCTTTGTGCTTTGAACTTTCCTATGCAGAACACTGCAACTCCGTGTTGCTTTAAGTAAATCATTCAGCGCACTGGATGTGCATTTGTGCTGCCCTGTACTTTTGagcaatgaaagattattaatagtcCTTCTTGTTCTGTTATATCTATTATatattgctgccttcattactgtgctatacatttaaaataaatcttaagtcttaatttttatagtatatttatatgtaaatataattaattgtttttcaatgtttttaacaACAACAGATGTAGTCCTACACTTACTAACTTTTATTTGTTCCCCAATAATTTTGTTTGactaaatgtttagattttataaaattattgtacGCTCAGAATTTTTCTAGAGTATCTATTGCTGAATTATTTTGAATAACTTCTGCTGTATCTTTTTGCGGAATTATCCACTAATTTAGTTTACAATAGTATTTCAATCATagattgtaattttatatatttttccatttgttatttttcataaaattgaaGCTGTCTATATTTAgcagattgtgtttaacacacaaaagtaaagaaattgtacattgataaaaaaaaaataccgcgCTTGTATCGGATTTATAGATATTCAGTATTTTTGGGTATCGGATGGAGTTGTTTGTCAGAAAATCCCTAGTTTGATTAGAGATAAACTCCAGGAGCAGGGCTGGCTACTTTTATGTTAAGTTTCAGAAGCGACTTCATACTCTCTTACCTTTCACCTTATCGCACTCCAAAACTTTGCCAAAGGTCTGAAAGAGCTCCCGAAGATCTTCTGTGGTGCACATACTACTCAGATTACCCACAAACACCTTCGTCGAGTGGAGCGGGCGTCCTCGGGACTCCTCGACCACAAGGTTGCGTCCTTTGAACTCTCGGCCATTGAGCTCCCGGATGGCACGCTCAGCAGAGCCCTCTCCTTGCAAGTGTACAAAAGCAAACTGTCTCAAGACGCTGCAGCTAACCACCTGGCCATACGCCTCAAAGATGGCTGACAGTTCTTCTTGCGTGGTGTCCAGGGCCAGATTCCCTACGAAGAGCTTAACCGTGTGGCCCTTATCCATAGCGCTGAAATGAGTGAAAGATGTGATTTTAATAACTGACATATAATGTCATATACATGTGCATACAATTTGAGAAGTGAAGGGTACACAATTCCAGGGGCGTATGCCATATTTGCGGCAGAATCATGCAGTTAATCAGCCAGAGACTCACCGCTCCTTCAAAACAATCCAAACGTGGTGCATAGGCCAAAAGAGATTTCCAAAAAGTAAAATACTTGGAGTTTGTTGCATCTATTATCACATGTCTTAATACTGCAAAGCTTGCTTTGACAAtctgtatcgtaaaaagcgctatataaataatggtgacttCACTAGATTTGACTTATGCAATACGGCAAGacatattatgtgttttatttaattaatagtgCATCATACACTTTGTTTAGGTAATGTGGGTTTATCAATCAGACATGTTGTCTTTGTCCATGTATGTCCCCCCACAGAGAATTAGGTAAACCCTaggtttttgtgaaatgttatcGTTATGCAATTCTCTTACAAAAATGTGGCTGTACCATGGTACAAATAGGGCAtcagatattaaatattattctatTGTCTTGTCTGAAGCATAGCGAATAGTGATATTTATCGTACTCTGGTGATTCGTACAGTACAGATTTACAGACACGTATAACAAAATAACAACAGTACTGTTACCTTGTACTTTTTCATTAGTTATCTCCCATTAATTGGGAAGAGAAATACATTTACACATGCAGGAATAgggtaatttt from Carassius auratus strain Wakin unplaced genomic scaffold, ASM336829v1 scaf_tig00038440, whole genome shotgun sequence encodes:
- the LOC113083492 gene encoding RNA-binding protein 14-like isoform X1; amino-acid sequence: MDKGHTVKLFVGNLALDTTQEELSAIFEAYGQVVSCSVLRQFAFVHLQGEGSAERAIRELNGREFKGRNLVVEESRGRPLHSTKVFVGNLSSMCTTEDLRELFQTFGKVLECDKVKGYAFVHMENKEDALQAIEALHGTSFKGRPLSVELSKVQPSKQTPTGKIPCVSCGKQGHYAGECPAGKPTLEQYQSQAAVLAAAAAAAAGLPLQVQQSVHNSVYNTSTFDPTYAALTGLTAAGARAEGGTAVAPAVYGALASQLYGTVSNQLYSGAVANQALNSSAAAAAAQMYGSVNPALYGQMTNGAVAAAAAAYGPQVYTSHLGNPVFLAAAHGMEVPSAAAVNQAYTVAPTLYTTSPVYGGFGAADQAAIFEAARAHYFAQGQQVLAEQQQASSKSGERDRSPLRRSAPLLPDPVMKPFMYQRAKRRALLPTPAGREEAAAQEDEAVARYYAEYYQQYQQLQQYPQYQYAYPHANHLAAMSALQTLPGVPTQATLDSLRPVMPATPVPAAAAIAMATPRVYEPPPIPPSHKEPLLRRPELALHTPETPFR
- the LOC113083492 gene encoding RNA-binding protein 14-like isoform X2 — its product is MDKGHTVKLFVGNLALDTTQEELSAIFEAYGQVVSCSVLRQFAFVHLQGEGSAERAIRELNGREFKGRNLVVEESRGRPLHSTKVFVGNLSSMCTTEDLRELFQTFGKVLECDKVKGYAFVHMENKEDALQAIEALHGTSFKGRPLSVELSKVQPSKQTPTGKIPCVSCGKQGHYAGECPAGKPTLEQYQSQAAVLAAAAAAAAGLPLQVQQSVHNSVYNTSTFDPTYAALTGLTAAGARAEGGTAVAPAVYGALASQLYGTVSNQLYSGAVANQALNSSAAAAAAQMYGSVNPALYGQMTNGAVAAAAAAYGPQVYTSHLGNPVFLAAAHGMEVPSAAAVNQAYTVAPTLYTTSPVYGGFGAADQAAIFEAARAHYFAQGQQVLAEQQQASSKSGERDRSPLRRSAPLLPDPVMKPFMYQRAKRRALLPTPAGREEAAAQEDEAVARFV